Genomic DNA from Candidatus Hydrogenedentota bacterium:
GGCCCAGGCCAAACGCATGACGGCCCTATGCGGCACGCACATGAGCCCGAAACTGGTGAAGCGGCTGGAGGTCCACGGGGACGACGAGGAGGGGCAGTACGCCGTGGGGGTCTACCACGCCGCGCGGCAGGCCGAGGAGCTCATCGCGCAGGGCGCGCCGGGCATCCACTTCTACGTGCTGAACAAGTCCCGCGCCGCCGCGCTCATCTGCCGCGCCCTGGCGCTCTTCACGCCGGTGGACTGAGGGCGGCCCCGGCCTGGGCTGAGAAGCGACTACCACCACCTGTGAGCCTATAGGAAAACGGTGGTGGTAGTTAAAGACAGGTGACATTTTGACCTCACCGCAATGGTGTAGTAGGAGGTCCGGGCAAGGACGCTTCACCCATGGTTAAGCCAGTGGAAACCTTCGGTCGGAAGAGTGGCGTGGTCGGGAAACCACGCCACAACTGAGGATCGGACGGATCGGACGGATGGGACGGACGGATCGGACGGATCGGACGGATGGGGTGGACGGATCGGACGGATCGGACGGATGGGGTGGACGGGGTGGACGGGGTGGATGGGGTGGATGGGGCCTGTTTTAGCCTTTCGGGCGTTTTGCGAGGCGGTAGTGTCCGACGAACCACTCCCGGCCGCCGCGCCATGCGAAGAGTCCGGCGCAGGCGAGGTGGAAGAGGCGCCAGCGGTTCCACCAGATTTCGGCGTGTTCCGGCCCGTAGGCGTTTCGGAAGACGGGCATGATCCGGTTTTTGTTCCGGTCCATGTTGGCGAGCCAGTGCATGCAGGTTTTGTGGTAGTGCCGGCCGTTGACGGCCCAGCGCCCCTCTTCGGTGAAGCCCGCGGCCAGTCTTGCGGGCATGTCGAAGGAGGGCATCATACCTCCGGTGAAGAAGTGGCGGCCCATCCAGTTGTCCCCGCCCTCCGTCTCGTAGGGGTAGGCGTGGCGGGCGTGGCAGAAGACGTGGAGGAACAGTTTTCCGTCGTCTTTGAGCCATTCCGCGACCCTGCGGAAGAGTTCGGTCCAGTTGCGCATGTGTTCGAACATCTCGATGGAGACGCAGCGGTCAAAGCGGTCCTCCGTTTCAAAGGCGTTCATGTCGGCGGTGACGACCCGGAGGTTTTCAAGGCCGCGTTCCCCGGCGCGTTGCATGATGAACTCCCGCTGGCTGTTCGAGTTGGAGACGGCGGTGATTCGGGCGCCGGGGTAGTGCTCGGCCATCCAGAGGCTGAGGGAGCCCCAGCCGCAGCCCAGTTCGAGGATGTCCATGCCGTCGCGCAGTTCCGCGCGCTCGCAGGTGAGCCGGAGCATGGCGGTTTCCGCCTCGGCGAGGGTCTCCTGTCCC
This window encodes:
- a CDS encoding class I SAM-dependent methyltransferase, with protein sequence MSWTMRWAEQGRWPDWVIRLGIRRLLRQRARSAPEDAANPEFLRSLSEGPVALETGAANEQHYEVPPEYFVQCLGPRMKYSCCYYPMGQETLAEAETAMLRLTCERAELRDGMDILELGCGWGSLSLWMAEHYPGARITAVSNSNSQREFIMQRAGERGLENLRVVTADMNAFETEDRFDRCVSIEMFEHMRNWTELFRRVAEWLKDDGKLFLHVFCHARHAYPYETEGGDNWMGRHFFTGGMMPSFDMPARLAAGFTEEGRWAVNGRHYHKTCMHWLANMDRNKNRIMPVFRNAYGPEHAEIWWNRWRLFHLACAGLFAWRGGREWFVGHYRLAKRPKG